The Stigmatopora argus isolate UIUO_Sarg chromosome 23, RoL_Sarg_1.0, whole genome shotgun sequence genome contains a region encoding:
- the ipo8 gene encoding importin-8 isoform X4 yields MDPNRIIQALRGTIDPNLRRTAEDELNQSYKIINFAPTLLQIITSEQVEFPVRQAAAIYLKNMISQYWQDREPSLGKVVFPFNIHENDRQQIRNNIVEGVIRCPESIRAQLTMCLRTIIKHDFPGRWTNIVDKINLHLQSNNSGSWYGSLLVLYQLVKTYEYRKADEREPLLTAMQIFLPRIQQLIIQLLADATIFSVLIQKQIVKIFHSLIQYSLPLQLINNTVMTQWMEIFRAIMDRDVPVETLKLDEDDRPELSWWKCKKWTLRVITRLFKRYGSPGNVTKEYFEFADFFLKTYAVGLQQVLLKVLYQYRQKQYVTPRVLQQCLNYLNQGLSHSLTWKQMKPNMPTICQEVIFPLMCYKEEDERLWQEDPFEYIRMKFYLYDDQALPATAAQSLLCNAARKRKEVLPQMMEFCCQILMDPACDCRRKDGALHCIGALAELLLKKQIYKEQLELMLQNYVFPLLNSRLGYLRARSCWVLHCFSQLRFHNVMALRNAVEFIRKDLVDENEMPVKVEAAIALQMLVSNQEEAKLYIRPHIRTVMQELLRVVKETESDDLTNVIQKMICEYNEDVAGIAVDITQNLAEIFTRVLHSEGYEEDEDKTVMALGILSTIDTILTVVVDHKEITQQLEVICLQVIGLVLQKPIIEFYEEILSLAFGLTCQSISPQMWQLLTILYEVFQHDSFDYFTDMMPLLHNYVTVDTDVFLSNPKNLEIIFSMCKKVLIADSDEEAECHAAKLLEVIILQCKGRGIDQCIPQFVEVVLERLTRGVKSNKLRIMCLEVAIAALYYSPALLMHILDNTRLSQNQQAITAHFINQWMNDTEFFLGPHDRKMCIIGLTVLMELPSRPTALESVVTQILPSVLLLFLGLKHLSASQPIHGQGQPGHSRALDEEQIHEIPSDEDEVNEEGSITQQQSSEPMGLGDESNDDEDYWDEGNCFDGTSLEEYSTPLDYDNGEDEYQFFASALLRVQSTDVTWYHSLTATLSHDQKAQLQEIYSISQQRKSNASIGQWHISRGE; encoded by the exons ATGGATCCCAACCGAATAATTCAGGCACTAAGAGGGACTATCGATCCAAATTTGAGAAGAACAGCCGAAGATGAACTCAATCAG TCCTACAAGATCATCAATTTTGCACCAACTCTGCTTCAGATCATCACATCAGAACAGGTGGAGTTTCCAGTTCGTCAGGCAG CGGCGATCTATCTGAAGAACATGATTAGCCAGTATTGGCAGGATAGAGAACCTTCTCTGGGAAAAGTAGTGTTTCCCTTTAATATTCATGAAAATGACCGCCAACAGATTAGAAATAACATTGTGGAGGGTGTCATCCGCTGTCCTGAGTCAATACG TGCCCAGCTGACCATGTGTCTTCGAACTATCATCAAACACGATTTCCCGGGACGATGGACTAACATTGTGGACAAAATAAACTTACACTTGCAGTCGAACAATAGCGGCAGCTGGTATGGCAGCCTGCTTGTTCTCTACCAACTGGTCAAAACTTATGA GTACAGGAAAGCTGACGAGAGGGAGCCGTTGCTAACTGCAATGCAGATATTTCTACCGAGGATCCAGCAGCTCATCATTCAGCTGCTAGCAGATGCTACAATTTTCTCGGTCCTAATTCAAAAACAGATTGTTAAAATATTCCATTCCCTCATACAG TACTCGCTGCCTCTTCAGCTGATTAACAATACGGTGATGACTCAATGGATGGAAATCTTTCGAGCTATAATGGACCGTGATGTTCCAGTT GAGACGTTGAAGCTGGATGAAGATGACCGTCCGGAATTATCATGGTGGAAGTGTAAGAAATGGACGCTGCGCGTTATTACAAGACTATTCAAGCG ATATGGAAGTCCAGGCAATGTGACGAAAGAGTACTTTGAGTTTGCAGATTTCTTCCTGAAGACATATGCAGTGGGCTTGCAGCAA GTCTTATTGAAGGTGTTATATCAATACAGACAGAAACAGTACGTCACTCCTCGAGTTCTCCAGCAGTGTCTCAACTATCTCAACCAGGGACTTTCCCATTCTCTGACATGGAAGCAGATGAAACCTAACATGCCG ACCATTTGCCAGGAGGTCATCTTCCCTCTTATGTGTTATAAAGAAGAGGACGAACGGCTGTGGCAAGAAGACCCATTTGAATACATTCGCATGAAGTTTT accTCTATGACGATCAAGCCCTTCCAGCCACCGCTGCACAGAGCCTTTTATGCAACGCTGCGCGAAAGAGAAAGGAG GTTCTTCCTCAAATGATGGAGTTCTGCTGTCAAATACTGATGGATCCCGCATGTGACTGCCGAAGGAAAGACGGAGCACTGCACTGCATTGGAGCGCTCGCTGAGCTACTACTGAAG AAACAGATTTACAAGGAACAGTTGGAGTTGATGCTGCAAAACTATGTCTTCCCTTTGCTTAACTCTCGACTGGGTTACTTGCGAGCCAGG TCGTGCTGGGTTCTCCACTGCTTCAGTCAGCTGAGATTCCACAATGTCATGGCTTTGAGGAACGCTGTGGAGTTCATCAGGAAGGATCTGGTTGATGAAAACGAAATGCCAGTCAAGGTGGAGGCAGCCATTGCTTTACAAATGTTGGTCAGCAATCAGGAAGAGG caaAGCTCTACATCCGGCCACACATCCGAACTGTTATGCAGGAGCTGCTACGTGTTGTCAAAGAGACGGAGAGTGATGATTTGACGAATGTCATTCAGAAGATGATCTGCGAGTACAATGAAGATGTTGCAGGAATAGCTGTGGACATTACACAGAACCTT GCCGAGATCTTTACCAGGGTTCTTCACAGTGAGGGATATGAGGAGGATGAGGACAAGACCGTCATGGCTCTCGGCATTCTGAGTACCATCGACACCATCCTCACAGTCGTGGTGGACCACAAAGAG ATCACGCAACAACTGGAGGTTATCTGTTTGCAGGTGATTGGACTCGTCTTGCAGAAGCCCATCATAG AATTCTACGAAGAGATTCTTTCTCTGGCATTTGGACTAACATGTCAGAGCATCTCCCCCCAGATGTGGCAGCTGCTGACCATTCTGTATgaggtctttcagcatgactcCTTTGACTACTTCACTG ATATGATGCCACTTTTGCACAACTACGTCACTGTGGATACAGATGTCTTCCTATCCAACCCCAAGAACTTGGAGATAATCTTCAGCATGTgcaaaaag GTTCTGATTGCAGATTCTGATGAAGAAGCTGAGTGTCATGCTGCTAAACTGTTGGAGGTGATTATACTGCAGTGCAAAGGCAGAGGAATTGACCAG TGTATCCCTCAGTTTGTGGAGGTAGTACTGGAGCGTTTGACACGCGGTGTCAAATCCAACAAGCTTAGGATCATGTGCCTGGAGGTGGCTATCGCTGCGCTTTACTATAGTCCAGCCCTCCTCATGCACATTTTGGACAATACACGCCtctcccaaaaccaacaggccATCACCGCCCACTTCATCAACCAGTGGATGAATGACACAGAATTCTTCCTCGG GCCCCATGATCGTAAGATGTGCATTATCGGCTTGACCGTGCTTATGGAGTTGCCGAGCCGACCGACAGCCCTGGAGAGTGTCGTCACCCAAATTCTTCCTTCCGTGCTGCTCCTCTTCTTGGGCCTCAAACACTTGTCTGCTTCCCAACCCATCCATGGACAAGGTCAGCCAGGCCATTCAAGGGCTTTGGATGAAGAGCAAATTC ATGAGATTCCCAGTGATGAGGATGAGGTGAATGAGGAAGGCAGCATTACACAGCAGCAGTCCAGTGAACCAATGGGTCTTGGAGATGAGAGTAATGATGATGAAGACTACTGGGACGAGGGGAATTGCTTTGATGGAACATCGCTGGAAGAATACAGCACCCCCCTTGACTATGACAACGGAGAAGACGAATATCAGTTTTTTGCATCTGCTTTGTTGA GGGTCCAGAGTACAGATGTGACTTGGTACCACTCTTTGACTGCAACCCTCAGTCATGACCAGAAAGCCCAGCTGCAGGAGATTTACAGCATCTCTCAACAAAGGAAGAGTAATGCCAGCATAGGGCAATG GCACATTTCCAGAGGAGAATGA
- the ipo8 gene encoding importin-8 isoform X2 — MDPNRIIQALRGTIDPNLRRTAEDELNQSYKIINFAPTLLQIITSEQVEFPVRQAAAIYLKNMISQYWQDREPSLGKVVFPFNIHENDRQQIRNNIVEGVIRCPESIRAQLTMCLRTIIKHDFPGRWTNIVDKINLHLQSNNSGSWYGSLLVLYQLVKTYEYRKADEREPLLTAMQIFLPRIQQLIIQLLADATIFSVLIQKQIVKIFHSLIQYSLPLQLINNTVMTQWMEIFRAIMDRDVPVETLKLDEDDRPELSWWKCKKWTLRVITRLFKRYGSPGNVTKEYFEFADFFLKTYAVGLQQVLLKVLYQYRQKQYVTPRVLQQCLNYLNQGLSHSLTWKQMKPNMPTICQEVIFPLMCYKEEDERLWQEDPFEYIRMKFYLYDDQALPATAAQSLLCNAARKRKEVLPQMMEFCCQILMDPACDCRRKDGALHCIGALAELLLKKQIYKEQLELMLQNYVFPLLNSRLGYLRARSCWVLHCFSQLRFHNVMALRNAVEFIRKDLVDENEMPVKVEAAIALQMLVSNQEEAKLYIRPHIRTVMQELLRVVKETESDDLTNVIQKMICEYNEDVAGIAVDITQNLAEIFTRVLHSEGYEEDEDKTVMALGILSTIDTILTVVVDHKEITQQLEVICLQVIGLVLQKPIIGMAEFYEEILSLAFGLTCQSISPQMWQLLTILYEVFQHDSFDYFTDMMPLLHNYVTVDTDVFLSNPKNLEIIFSMCKKVLIADSDEEAECHAAKLLEVIILQCKGRGIDQCIPQFVEVVLERLTRGVKSNKLRIMCLEVAIAALYYSPALLMHILDNTRLSQNQQAITAHFINQWMNDTEFFLGPHDRKMCIIGLTVLMELPSRPTALESVVTQILPSVLLLFLGLKHLSASQPIHGQGQPGHSRALDEEQIHEIPSDEDEVNEEGSITQQQSSEPMGLGDESNDDEDYWDEGNCFDGTSLEEYSTPLDYDNGEDEYQFFASALLRVQSTDVTWYHSLTATLSHDQKAQLQEIYSISQQRKSNASIGQWHISRGE; from the exons ATGGATCCCAACCGAATAATTCAGGCACTAAGAGGGACTATCGATCCAAATTTGAGAAGAACAGCCGAAGATGAACTCAATCAG TCCTACAAGATCATCAATTTTGCACCAACTCTGCTTCAGATCATCACATCAGAACAGGTGGAGTTTCCAGTTCGTCAGGCAG CGGCGATCTATCTGAAGAACATGATTAGCCAGTATTGGCAGGATAGAGAACCTTCTCTGGGAAAAGTAGTGTTTCCCTTTAATATTCATGAAAATGACCGCCAACAGATTAGAAATAACATTGTGGAGGGTGTCATCCGCTGTCCTGAGTCAATACG TGCCCAGCTGACCATGTGTCTTCGAACTATCATCAAACACGATTTCCCGGGACGATGGACTAACATTGTGGACAAAATAAACTTACACTTGCAGTCGAACAATAGCGGCAGCTGGTATGGCAGCCTGCTTGTTCTCTACCAACTGGTCAAAACTTATGA GTACAGGAAAGCTGACGAGAGGGAGCCGTTGCTAACTGCAATGCAGATATTTCTACCGAGGATCCAGCAGCTCATCATTCAGCTGCTAGCAGATGCTACAATTTTCTCGGTCCTAATTCAAAAACAGATTGTTAAAATATTCCATTCCCTCATACAG TACTCGCTGCCTCTTCAGCTGATTAACAATACGGTGATGACTCAATGGATGGAAATCTTTCGAGCTATAATGGACCGTGATGTTCCAGTT GAGACGTTGAAGCTGGATGAAGATGACCGTCCGGAATTATCATGGTGGAAGTGTAAGAAATGGACGCTGCGCGTTATTACAAGACTATTCAAGCG ATATGGAAGTCCAGGCAATGTGACGAAAGAGTACTTTGAGTTTGCAGATTTCTTCCTGAAGACATATGCAGTGGGCTTGCAGCAA GTCTTATTGAAGGTGTTATATCAATACAGACAGAAACAGTACGTCACTCCTCGAGTTCTCCAGCAGTGTCTCAACTATCTCAACCAGGGACTTTCCCATTCTCTGACATGGAAGCAGATGAAACCTAACATGCCG ACCATTTGCCAGGAGGTCATCTTCCCTCTTATGTGTTATAAAGAAGAGGACGAACGGCTGTGGCAAGAAGACCCATTTGAATACATTCGCATGAAGTTTT accTCTATGACGATCAAGCCCTTCCAGCCACCGCTGCACAGAGCCTTTTATGCAACGCTGCGCGAAAGAGAAAGGAG GTTCTTCCTCAAATGATGGAGTTCTGCTGTCAAATACTGATGGATCCCGCATGTGACTGCCGAAGGAAAGACGGAGCACTGCACTGCATTGGAGCGCTCGCTGAGCTACTACTGAAG AAACAGATTTACAAGGAACAGTTGGAGTTGATGCTGCAAAACTATGTCTTCCCTTTGCTTAACTCTCGACTGGGTTACTTGCGAGCCAGG TCGTGCTGGGTTCTCCACTGCTTCAGTCAGCTGAGATTCCACAATGTCATGGCTTTGAGGAACGCTGTGGAGTTCATCAGGAAGGATCTGGTTGATGAAAACGAAATGCCAGTCAAGGTGGAGGCAGCCATTGCTTTACAAATGTTGGTCAGCAATCAGGAAGAGG caaAGCTCTACATCCGGCCACACATCCGAACTGTTATGCAGGAGCTGCTACGTGTTGTCAAAGAGACGGAGAGTGATGATTTGACGAATGTCATTCAGAAGATGATCTGCGAGTACAATGAAGATGTTGCAGGAATAGCTGTGGACATTACACAGAACCTT GCCGAGATCTTTACCAGGGTTCTTCACAGTGAGGGATATGAGGAGGATGAGGACAAGACCGTCATGGCTCTCGGCATTCTGAGTACCATCGACACCATCCTCACAGTCGTGGTGGACCACAAAGAG ATCACGCAACAACTGGAGGTTATCTGTTTGCAGGTGATTGGACTCGTCTTGCAGAAGCCCATCATAGGTATGGCAG AATTCTACGAAGAGATTCTTTCTCTGGCATTTGGACTAACATGTCAGAGCATCTCCCCCCAGATGTGGCAGCTGCTGACCATTCTGTATgaggtctttcagcatgactcCTTTGACTACTTCACTG ATATGATGCCACTTTTGCACAACTACGTCACTGTGGATACAGATGTCTTCCTATCCAACCCCAAGAACTTGGAGATAATCTTCAGCATGTgcaaaaag GTTCTGATTGCAGATTCTGATGAAGAAGCTGAGTGTCATGCTGCTAAACTGTTGGAGGTGATTATACTGCAGTGCAAAGGCAGAGGAATTGACCAG TGTATCCCTCAGTTTGTGGAGGTAGTACTGGAGCGTTTGACACGCGGTGTCAAATCCAACAAGCTTAGGATCATGTGCCTGGAGGTGGCTATCGCTGCGCTTTACTATAGTCCAGCCCTCCTCATGCACATTTTGGACAATACACGCCtctcccaaaaccaacaggccATCACCGCCCACTTCATCAACCAGTGGATGAATGACACAGAATTCTTCCTCGG GCCCCATGATCGTAAGATGTGCATTATCGGCTTGACCGTGCTTATGGAGTTGCCGAGCCGACCGACAGCCCTGGAGAGTGTCGTCACCCAAATTCTTCCTTCCGTGCTGCTCCTCTTCTTGGGCCTCAAACACTTGTCTGCTTCCCAACCCATCCATGGACAAGGTCAGCCAGGCCATTCAAGGGCTTTGGATGAAGAGCAAATTC ATGAGATTCCCAGTGATGAGGATGAGGTGAATGAGGAAGGCAGCATTACACAGCAGCAGTCCAGTGAACCAATGGGTCTTGGAGATGAGAGTAATGATGATGAAGACTACTGGGACGAGGGGAATTGCTTTGATGGAACATCGCTGGAAGAATACAGCACCCCCCTTGACTATGACAACGGAGAAGACGAATATCAGTTTTTTGCATCTGCTTTGTTGA GGGTCCAGAGTACAGATGTGACTTGGTACCACTCTTTGACTGCAACCCTCAGTCATGACCAGAAAGCCCAGCTGCAGGAGATTTACAGCATCTCTCAACAAAGGAAGAGTAATGCCAGCATAGGGCAATG GCACATTTCCAGAGGAGAATGA
- the ipo8 gene encoding importin-8 isoform X1 produces the protein MDPNRIIQALRGTIDPNLRRTAEDELNQSYKIINFAPTLLQIITSEQVEFPVRQAAAIYLKNMISQYWQDREPSLGKVVFPFNIHENDRQQIRNNIVEGVIRCPESIRAQLTMCLRTIIKHDFPGRWTNIVDKINLHLQSNNSGSWYGSLLVLYQLVKTYEYRKADEREPLLTAMQIFLPRIQQLIIQLLADATIFSVLIQKQIVKIFHSLIQYSLPLQLINNTVMTQWMEIFRAIMDRDVPVETLKLDEDDRPELSWWKCKKWTLRVITRLFKRYGSPGNVTKEYFEFADFFLKTYAVGLQQVLLKVLYQYRQKQYVTPRVLQQCLNYLNQGLSHSLTWKQMKPNMPTICQEVIFPLMCYKEEDERLWQEDPFEYIRMKFYLYDDQALPATAAQSLLCNAARKRKEVLPQMMEFCCQILMDPACDCRRKDGALHCIGALAELLLKKQIYKEQLELMLQNYVFPLLNSRLGYLRARSCWVLHCFSQLRFHNVMALRNAVEFIRKDLVDENEMPVKVEAAIALQMLVSNQEEAKLYIRPHIRTVMQELLRVVKETESDDLTNVIQKMICEYNEDVAGIAVDITQNLAEIFTRVLHSEGYEEDEDKTVMALGILSTIDTILTVVVDHKEITQQLEVICLQVIGLVLQKPIIGMAEFYEEILSLAFGLTCQSISPQMWQLLTILYEVFQHDSFDYFTDMMPLLHNYVTVDTDVFLSNPKNLEIIFSMCKKVLIADSDEEAECHAAKLLEVIILQCKGRGIDQCIPQFVEVVLERLTRGVKSNKLRIMCLEVAIAALYYSPALLMHILDNTRLSQNQQAITAHFINQWMNDTEFFLGPHDRKMCIIGLTVLMELPSRPTALESVVTQILPSVLLLFLGLKHLSASQPIHGQGQPGHSRALDEEQIPDEIPSDEDEVNEEGSITQQQSSEPMGLGDESNDDEDYWDEGNCFDGTSLEEYSTPLDYDNGEDEYQFFASALLRVQSTDVTWYHSLTATLSHDQKAQLQEIYSISQQRKSNASIGQWHISRGE, from the exons ATGGATCCCAACCGAATAATTCAGGCACTAAGAGGGACTATCGATCCAAATTTGAGAAGAACAGCCGAAGATGAACTCAATCAG TCCTACAAGATCATCAATTTTGCACCAACTCTGCTTCAGATCATCACATCAGAACAGGTGGAGTTTCCAGTTCGTCAGGCAG CGGCGATCTATCTGAAGAACATGATTAGCCAGTATTGGCAGGATAGAGAACCTTCTCTGGGAAAAGTAGTGTTTCCCTTTAATATTCATGAAAATGACCGCCAACAGATTAGAAATAACATTGTGGAGGGTGTCATCCGCTGTCCTGAGTCAATACG TGCCCAGCTGACCATGTGTCTTCGAACTATCATCAAACACGATTTCCCGGGACGATGGACTAACATTGTGGACAAAATAAACTTACACTTGCAGTCGAACAATAGCGGCAGCTGGTATGGCAGCCTGCTTGTTCTCTACCAACTGGTCAAAACTTATGA GTACAGGAAAGCTGACGAGAGGGAGCCGTTGCTAACTGCAATGCAGATATTTCTACCGAGGATCCAGCAGCTCATCATTCAGCTGCTAGCAGATGCTACAATTTTCTCGGTCCTAATTCAAAAACAGATTGTTAAAATATTCCATTCCCTCATACAG TACTCGCTGCCTCTTCAGCTGATTAACAATACGGTGATGACTCAATGGATGGAAATCTTTCGAGCTATAATGGACCGTGATGTTCCAGTT GAGACGTTGAAGCTGGATGAAGATGACCGTCCGGAATTATCATGGTGGAAGTGTAAGAAATGGACGCTGCGCGTTATTACAAGACTATTCAAGCG ATATGGAAGTCCAGGCAATGTGACGAAAGAGTACTTTGAGTTTGCAGATTTCTTCCTGAAGACATATGCAGTGGGCTTGCAGCAA GTCTTATTGAAGGTGTTATATCAATACAGACAGAAACAGTACGTCACTCCTCGAGTTCTCCAGCAGTGTCTCAACTATCTCAACCAGGGACTTTCCCATTCTCTGACATGGAAGCAGATGAAACCTAACATGCCG ACCATTTGCCAGGAGGTCATCTTCCCTCTTATGTGTTATAAAGAAGAGGACGAACGGCTGTGGCAAGAAGACCCATTTGAATACATTCGCATGAAGTTTT accTCTATGACGATCAAGCCCTTCCAGCCACCGCTGCACAGAGCCTTTTATGCAACGCTGCGCGAAAGAGAAAGGAG GTTCTTCCTCAAATGATGGAGTTCTGCTGTCAAATACTGATGGATCCCGCATGTGACTGCCGAAGGAAAGACGGAGCACTGCACTGCATTGGAGCGCTCGCTGAGCTACTACTGAAG AAACAGATTTACAAGGAACAGTTGGAGTTGATGCTGCAAAACTATGTCTTCCCTTTGCTTAACTCTCGACTGGGTTACTTGCGAGCCAGG TCGTGCTGGGTTCTCCACTGCTTCAGTCAGCTGAGATTCCACAATGTCATGGCTTTGAGGAACGCTGTGGAGTTCATCAGGAAGGATCTGGTTGATGAAAACGAAATGCCAGTCAAGGTGGAGGCAGCCATTGCTTTACAAATGTTGGTCAGCAATCAGGAAGAGG caaAGCTCTACATCCGGCCACACATCCGAACTGTTATGCAGGAGCTGCTACGTGTTGTCAAAGAGACGGAGAGTGATGATTTGACGAATGTCATTCAGAAGATGATCTGCGAGTACAATGAAGATGTTGCAGGAATAGCTGTGGACATTACACAGAACCTT GCCGAGATCTTTACCAGGGTTCTTCACAGTGAGGGATATGAGGAGGATGAGGACAAGACCGTCATGGCTCTCGGCATTCTGAGTACCATCGACACCATCCTCACAGTCGTGGTGGACCACAAAGAG ATCACGCAACAACTGGAGGTTATCTGTTTGCAGGTGATTGGACTCGTCTTGCAGAAGCCCATCATAGGTATGGCAG AATTCTACGAAGAGATTCTTTCTCTGGCATTTGGACTAACATGTCAGAGCATCTCCCCCCAGATGTGGCAGCTGCTGACCATTCTGTATgaggtctttcagcatgactcCTTTGACTACTTCACTG ATATGATGCCACTTTTGCACAACTACGTCACTGTGGATACAGATGTCTTCCTATCCAACCCCAAGAACTTGGAGATAATCTTCAGCATGTgcaaaaag GTTCTGATTGCAGATTCTGATGAAGAAGCTGAGTGTCATGCTGCTAAACTGTTGGAGGTGATTATACTGCAGTGCAAAGGCAGAGGAATTGACCAG TGTATCCCTCAGTTTGTGGAGGTAGTACTGGAGCGTTTGACACGCGGTGTCAAATCCAACAAGCTTAGGATCATGTGCCTGGAGGTGGCTATCGCTGCGCTTTACTATAGTCCAGCCCTCCTCATGCACATTTTGGACAATACACGCCtctcccaaaaccaacaggccATCACCGCCCACTTCATCAACCAGTGGATGAATGACACAGAATTCTTCCTCGG GCCCCATGATCGTAAGATGTGCATTATCGGCTTGACCGTGCTTATGGAGTTGCCGAGCCGACCGACAGCCCTGGAGAGTGTCGTCACCCAAATTCTTCCTTCCGTGCTGCTCCTCTTCTTGGGCCTCAAACACTTGTCTGCTTCCCAACCCATCCATGGACAAGGTCAGCCAGGCCATTCAAGGGCTTTGGATGAAGAGCAAATTC CAGATGAGATTCCCAGTGATGAGGATGAGGTGAATGAGGAAGGCAGCATTACACAGCAGCAGTCCAGTGAACCAATGGGTCTTGGAGATGAGAGTAATGATGATGAAGACTACTGGGACGAGGGGAATTGCTTTGATGGAACATCGCTGGAAGAATACAGCACCCCCCTTGACTATGACAACGGAGAAGACGAATATCAGTTTTTTGCATCTGCTTTGTTGA GGGTCCAGAGTACAGATGTGACTTGGTACCACTCTTTGACTGCAACCCTCAGTCATGACCAGAAAGCCCAGCTGCAGGAGATTTACAGCATCTCTCAACAAAGGAAGAGTAATGCCAGCATAGGGCAATG GCACATTTCCAGAGGAGAATGA